The Lycium ferocissimum isolate CSIRO_LF1 chromosome 10, AGI_CSIRO_Lferr_CH_V1, whole genome shotgun sequence genome window below encodes:
- the LOC132034224 gene encoding serine/threonine-protein kinase-like protein CCR4, protein MAQKTHLFFSLVFFMSLCFPLISCLSTIAISKTSNQTLVCALISNSSSPQESSLNCTSFPQGIQIPLNPSISFTGIVGGNGFLCGLTSSETSIMVCWRFSNNGTNLTYKRIYVGPLLTNLDSGNSHICGIVNGTSNLQCWQWHEFNSSNNSNITSNLAVGQDFVCGLKPFGQIQCLGSFINVTDANAIPSGNYTEIAAGSQHVCAISKNGSLSCWGNIVGEKPVGQFKSLALGDNRSCALRSNGSVFCWGENGFSLPSSLSDTSFERLVAKQDVFCGILTSNFSLFCWGNDIFNSNPAVFNGVEVVPGPCIRNTCPCSPLPNYARFCDQGLMICSHCSPIVNGSGPSPPPSPSQSTGRSDLWNRRNVAFLVVGCVGSLMILSVLIILFLKYCKIRGCRVHDSGRLDESGVGTPPQQGIQTSQVQDQLGPHQTPVLEKRLSQLFSMGNGGHLEEFSLQVLLQATNNFSDEHKVGTGSFGSVYRATLEDGREVAIKRAEASASSSYAGGTKYRQEDKDSAFLNELEFLSRLNHKNLVRLLGYCEDSNERVLIFEYMNNGTLHDHLHRLETSPLTSWTARIKVALDAARGVEYLHEYAVPAVIHRDIKSSNVLLDTSLNTKVSDFGLSLMGPQEDETHLSLRAAGTVGYMDPEYYRLQQLTTKSDVYSFGVMMLELLSGYKAIHKNENGVPRNVVDFVVPYIVQDEIHRVLDRRVPPPTPFEIEAVSYVGYLAADCTALEGRDRPKMTEIVNSLERALQACLATPNFSRSNTDSST, encoded by the coding sequence ATGGCCCAAAAAActcaccttttcttttctttagtttttttCATGTCCCTCTGTTTTCCACTCATTTCTTGTCTTTCAACCATTGCCATTTCAAAAACATCTAACCAAACACTGGTTTGTGCATTGATTTCCAACTCATCATCTCCTCAGGAATCATCTCTCAATTGTACTAGCTTTCCTCAGGGAATTCAAATCCCTTTAAATCCTTCCATTTCCTTCACTGGTATTGTTGGTGGAAATGGTTTCCTTTGTGGTTTGACTTCATCTGAGACTTCAATTATGGTGTGTTGGAGATTCTCAAACAATGGTACAAACTTGACTTACAAAAGGATTTATGTTGGTCCATTGTTGACAAATCTTGATTCTGGGAATTCCCACATTTGTGGAATTGTTAACGGAACCAGTAATCTTCAATGTTGGCAGTGgcatgaatttaattcatcaaacAATAGCAACATCACTTCAAATCTTGCTGTTGGACAAGATTTTGTTTGTGGTTTGAAGCCATTTGGTCAAATACAATGTCTAGGTAGCTTCATAAATGTCACTGATGCTAATGCTATTCCCTCAGGGAATTATACAGAAATTGCAGCTGGTTCTCAACATGTTTGTGCCATTTCCAAAAATGGTAGCTTGTCTTGTTGGGGAAATATAGTAGGAGAAAAACCTGTTGGCCAATTCAAATCACTTGCTTTAGGTGATAACAGGAGTTGTGCTTTGAGGAGTAATGGGTCAGTTTTTTGTTGGGGAGAAAATGGTTTTAGTCTCCCTTCATCTTTGAGTGACACGTCTTTTGAAAGATTGGTGGCGAAACAGGATGTTTTCTGTGGCATTTTGACATCAAATTTTTCCTTGTTCTGTTGGGGCAATGATATTTTCAATTCAAATCCAGCAGTGTTTAATGGTGTAGAAGTAGTTCCGGGACCATGTATACGTAACACATGTCCTTGTTCACCTTTACCTAACTATGCTAGGTTTTGTGATCAAGGACTAATGATATGTTCACATTGTTCCCCAATTGTTAACGGGTCGGGTCCTTCACCACCTCCGTCGCCATCTCAGTCGACTGGAAGAAGTGATCTATGGAATAGGAGAAATGTGGCCTTTCTAGTGGTAGGTTGTGTTGGGTCCTTAATGATTTTGAGTGTCCTTATTATCTTGTTTCTCAAGTATTGCAAGATTAGAGGATGCAGGGTACATGACTCTGGCCGCCTTGATGAGTCTGGGGTGGGGACACCGCCCCAGCAAGGCATCCAGACATCTCAAGTTCAAGATCAATTGGGTCCTCATCAGACACCAGTCTTGGAAAAAAGACTAAGTCAACTGTTTAGTATGGGAAATGGGGGTCACTTAGAAGAATTTTCCTTGCAAGTGTTGCTTCAAGCGACGAATAATTTCTCGGATGAGCACAAAGTTGGGACTGGAAGTTTCGGTTCTGTTTATCGTGCTACGTTAGAAGACGGACGCGAAGTAGCCATAAAAAGGGCAGAAGCATCAGCATCATCTTCCTATGCTGGTGGCACAAAGTATAGACAAGAGGACAAGGATAGTGCATTCCTCAATGAGTTAGAGTTCTTATCTCGCCTCAATCACAAAAACCTTGTTAGGCTATTAGGCTATTGTGAAGATAGCAATGAACGTGTCTTGATTTTTGAGTACATGAATAATGGCACTCTCCATGACCATCTCCACAGGCTTGAAACCTCACCACTAACGTCATGGACTGCTCGAATCAAGGTGGCATTGGACGCGGCCCGTGGGGTCGAGTACCTCCACGAGTACGCTGTGCCAGCTGTCATCCACCGAGACATCAAGTCGTCCAACGTATTGCTAGACACCAGTTTGAACACCAAGGTGTCCGACTTCGGACTATCCCTAATGGGCCCACAAGAAGATGAAACACACCTTTCTTTGCGTGCAGCGGGTACGGTCGGTTACATGGACCCCGAGTACTACAGACTGCAACAATTGACGACGAAAAGTGATGTGTACAGTTTCGGAGTAATGATGCTAGAGTTGTTGTCAGGGTACAAGGCAATTCACAAGAACGAGAATGGTGTACCAAGAAATGTGGTTGATTTTGTTGTGCCATACATAGTACAAGATGAGATTCATAGGGTGTTGGATCGTAGAGTACCTCCACCAACACCATTTGAGATTGAGGCAGTGTCATATGTAGGTTATCTTGCAGCTGATTGTACTGCATTAGAAGGTAGAGATAGACCAAAAATGACAGAAATTGTAAATAGCCTAGAAAGAGCCTTGCAAGCATGTTTGGCcactccaaatttttctaggtCCAACACTGATTCATCCACATAG